In Ignavibacteriota bacterium, a single window of DNA contains:
- a CDS encoding (2Fe-2S) ferredoxin domain-containing protein has translation MTRFERHVFICENQRPEGHPRGCCANKGSKEVRARFREALRSMGLNDVIRANSAGCLDACEFGVSLVVYPDAVWYGGVTVDDVEEIVESHIVGGTPVERLRIKDAAYGHV, from the coding sequence ATGACACGTTTCGAAAGGCACGTATTCATTTGCGAGAATCAGCGGCCGGAAGGTCACCCTCGCGGCTGTTGCGCAAACAAAGGATCAAAGGAAGTGCGTGCGCGTTTCCGCGAGGCGCTCCGCAGCATGGGCCTGAATGATGTGATCCGGGCGAATAGCGCCGGGTGCCTGGATGCCTGCGAGTTTGGCGTGAGTCTGGTGGTCTATCCTGACGCCGTATGGTATGGTGGCGTCACAGTCGACGATGTCGAAGAGATTGTGGAATCCCATATCGTGGGCGGGACCCCGGTGGAGCGTCTCCGAATAAAGGACGCAGCGTACGGTCACGTCTGA